The sequence GGCGGGATCGAGGCGAGGGAGCAGGCGGGTGGCCGGGGCGATCCGTCCGGCCCAGATCATCCGGTCGAGCCTGCGGCGGTGATCGTCCGCGGTCAGGATGTCGCTGAAGGTAAGGAAGAAGGTGTCCTCCTCGTCGATCGTCTGCGCATCAGCGTTGACCCATGCCGCGCGGGCGACCGCGGCTGCCCGCGCACTTTCGTTTGCGGCGATCAGCGCGAACGCGTACCGCCGCGCGCCGGAAAGGGTGAGCGGTTCGTTGCGCGCAAACCACGCGAGGACGGCGTCATTCGATGTCCAGTCGTCGATCGCCTGCTCGGCACGGATGCGCAGCGTTTTCTGCAGGGGCCAGTCCGGGCTGTCGACGACGAAACCCGAGAGTTCGGAAAAGGTTACGTCGCTTTGGGGCCGCGTCGCGTCCATCCACAGAACGAGCTTGGCGACGAGGGGGTCCTCAGCCGACGCCGCGAGGCTGCGCGCCTCGCTCCAGTCACCGCGATCGCTCGCACGGAACGCCGCCGTGGCAATGGCGATATCATCCGCTAGAAGCCGACCGGGCGCTGCCGCAAGGAAAAACGCGGAAAGCGCCACGCAAGCCAAAAAACGGCCAGGACGCGCAAACACAGGCTTGTCGCCTCCGAGAAGTCTGATCGGACGATAAGGGCGGAGACCCGTCGGCTCGCTCTTGACGAGAAACTCTATGCGCTGGCACCGCTATCGGCAAGCGCCGGTGTTCTCATGCGGCTCATCAACGCTCCACCGGCGCTGGTGGGCGCTGCTTGCGATCGCTCGACAGGTGGGCCTTGCAAACGCCGGTGCGAAGGATAAGGTCTCGCGCTGACCGAAAACCGCCATTGCAGGCGTTTCTGGGGAGAAAAAGAATGTTTACGGGCTCCATCGTCGCGCTGATTACGCCTTTTCGCGACGGTGAATTCGACGAAGCGGCCTACCGCGCACTGATCGACTGGCAGATCGCCGAGGGGACTGACGGCATCGTTCCGTGTGGTACGACCGGCGAATCGCCGACGCTGGGCCACCTCGAACACAAGCGTGTCGTCGAGGTCTGCATCGATGCTGTCGCCGGCCGGGTGCCGGTGATCGCCGGCACCGGGTCAAACTCCACCGCAGAGGCGATCGACCTGACGCGACATGCGCGACAGGCGGGCGCGACGGCGGCACTCGTGGTCACGCCGTATTACAACAAGCCGACCCAGGACGGACTTGATCGCCATTTTCGCGCGATTGCCGATGCCGTCGATCTGCCAATCATCATCTATAACATTCCACCGCGCTGTGTGGTTGATATGTCGGTCGAGACGATGGCGAAGCTGGCGGCGCATCCCAATATCGTTGGCGTCAAGGATGCGACCGCGGATCTCACCCGGCCGATTCGCACCCGCCTCGCTATCGGCCCCGCGTTCTGCCAGCTCTCCGGTGAAGACGGCACGGCTCTTGCGTTCCTTGCCGCCGGCGGTCACGGATGCATCTCGGTGACGGCGAATGTCGCGCCCGGCGCCTGCGCACAGATGCAGCGTGCCTGGCGCGAAGGCGATGTCGCCCGGGCGATGGCGCTTCAGGACACGCTGATGCCGCTGCATACGCACCTTTTTTGCGAGAGCAACCCCGGTCCGGCGAAATACGCGGCAAGTCTGCTCGGAAAGTGCCGGGCGGACACCCGGTTGCCACTGGCGCCCCTGACCGAGGCGAGCCGGGAGACGGTGCGCCGGGCGATGACCGCCGCCGGAGCCCTCACCTGATCGCCGGCGAAGCGCAGCGGGCAGGATGAAGCGCGATGGCGGGCAAGGCGAAGGATGAAGGCGGCAAGACCGTGGCGCAGAACCGGCGCGCGCGGCACGATTACGCCATCGAGGACACCTTCGAGGCTGGAATCGTGCTGTCCGGAACCGAGGTCAAGTCGCTGCGCCGGGGACAGGCATCGATCACCGAGGCCTACGCGACCAATCAGGGCGGCGATATCTTCTTGATCAACGCCCATATCGCGCCATACGACTCGGGCAAGACCTTCGGCCACGAGCCGAGGCGGCCGCGCAAGCTGCTGCTCCACCGTCGCGAGATCGATAAGATGACCGGTGCGATCCGCCGCGAGGGGATGACCCTGGTGCCCTTGTCGATCTTCTTCAATCGTCGCGGAATAGCCAAGATCTCCCTCGGCCTCGCCAAGGGCAAGCGCAAGGCCGACCAGCGCGAATCGATCAAGGAACGCGACTGGCAGCGCCAGAAGTCGCGCCTGTTGCGTACGGCTCGCTAGACAGCGCCTTGCTCGTTCGGCGGACCCTCAGCCGCTCCGCGAGTGGCGGACGCTTGTGCCTCGAAATTGGGCGCAAAGAATGTTAAGCAGGGAATCCTGTTGTCACCCCTTCTGTTCGCGCAAGGCTTGGCCGTTCGGGCGAGGCTGAGCCGGACAGTGTGGAGGTGCTCGATAATTGCGGCGAGCCGGTCCGGTTTCGCTAGCGTCCCGCAGGGTCAAAGGACCTCGTGCGGTCGAATTGGAGGTTCCACCGAGATGTCCAAGCCACTCCTGCATCTGGTGTTCGGCGGCGAGGTCGCAGATCCGAGTGGGACCGACTACGTCGATACCAAGAACCTTGATCTCGTCGGCGTCTACCCGAGCTACGCGGAGGCGTTCAAGGCGTGGCGGGCGATGAGTCAGAAGCACGTAGACCACGCCCATACCAAGTACGTCATCGTCCACTTGCACCGACTGTTCGATCCGGCGGAGATGCACGGCGAGGCGCCGATCGAAACCGACTGAACCGCCGTCAAGCGGGGCGCCCTGGCCACCGTTTCGAAACGCGCCCCTATGCCGGCAAGGCGGCCTGCGCCGCCGCGAACACCGCATCGAACATCGCCGGCGTCAGGCGGCCGGTGTTCGTGTTCTGCCGCGAGCAGTGATAGCTGTCGGCGAGGAGACGGCCGGAACTCAGCGTATGCAGGGCGCCGTGGGCGAAGGGGAAGGCGCGGCGCGGGAGTTCGAGCGCGGCGAGAACGGCCTGATGCGCGACGAGGCCAAGCGCCACGATCACGCGAAGGCGCGGCAGCGCTGCGATTTCCGCCCGCAGGAAGGGATTGCAGGTGCGGATCTCTTCCGGCGTCGGCCGATTGGCCGGAGGCACGCAGCGCACGGCGTTGCTGATACGGCACCGGGTAAGACGCAACCCGTCGTCTGCCGCCCGGCCGTAAGAGCCCTCGGCCAACCCGTGGCTGAGCAGGGTCGCGAAGAGGAGCTCGCCCGCGTGATCGCCGGTGAACGGACGGCCGGTGCGGTTGGCGCCGCGCAGGCCGGGCGCGAGTCCGACGACGAGCAATAGCGCATCGTCGGCTCCGAAGGACGGAACCGGAGCATTGTGCCACTCAGGATGCGCGTGCCGGTTATCGTCGCGAAAGGCCGCCAGGCGCGGGCAGAGCCGACAATCGGCCGAGGGCGTTGCCATCAGAGGCGCCGTTGTATGCCGGGCGTGCCGAAAAGCGGCTCACACGCTCTCGTAAAGGCCGACGGGCGACGGATTGGCAGGCGTCGGGTTGGCCACCGCGGGATGCCGGTCGTCGCGCCCGCCTTCGCGATTGGGGCCGACGCGCGAGATGCTCGCCTGCATGTCCTGCAGTTCGATGAAATTATCGGCCTGCCGGCGCAACTCATCGGCGACCATGGGCGGCTGTGAGCGGATGGTGCTGACGACCGTGACGCGCACGCCACGTCGTTGAACGGCCTCGACCAGCCGGCGAAAGTCGCCGTCGCCGGAAAACAGCACGACATGGTCGAGGTGTTCGGCCATCTCCATGACATCGATGGCGAGTTCGATGTCCATGTTTCCCTTAATCTTTCGTCGCCCGGCGGCGTCGGTGAACTCCTTCGTCGGCTTTGTGACCATGGCGTAGCCGTTGTAATCCAGCCAGTCGATCAGCGGGCGGATGGGGGAATACTCCTGGTCCTCGATCAAAGCGGTATAGTAAAAAGCGCGAATGAGGTGGCCCTTTGATGCAAAAATTTCCAGCAATCGCTTATAGTCTATGTCAAAATTCAAGGATCGAGCGGCTGCATACAGGTTAGAGCCGTCGATAAACAGGCCGATACGTTCCTGTGGGTAAAAAACCATCCTATTTGGTCCTCAGAATATTCGTTATTTGGTTGCCGGTTTGGCGCCGCCGATCATGCGGCGGCGAACGTGACAAACAGCCATTCTCGTTTAATTAAGGCACGGTTACAATTGGTGCAAGGGCGTAATAAATGAAACCAGAGCGTATCCTTATCGGTATCGGAGGCAATCTGCCTCTTGCCCGGATTGGCCCGCCATTGGCGGTAATGCAGGCGGCGCTTTTAGTGCTTCCCGGCTTCGGCATCGATCTTTGCCAGCGCTCACGGTGGTACCAAAGCGCGCCGGTGCCGCCGTCCGGCCAGCCTCCGTTCGTCAACGGCGTCCTTGATGTGGCGAGCGACCTCGATCCGCTCGCCCTGCTGTCGGCTCTGCATGCCGCCGAAGACATCTTCGAACGACGCCGCGGCGCGCGAAACGCCGCACGGACTCTCGACCTTGACCTGCTGGCCTACGGCGCGCGGGTGGAAAACGCGCCAGGCGGACTACAGCTGCCGCACCCACGCCTGCACCTGCGCGCCTTCGTGCTCGCTCCATTGTCCGAGCTTGCGCCGGATTGGCGCCATCCACTCCTTGGCCGATCGGCGTCGGAGCTGCTGGCCGCGTTGCCTGAGGGCCAATGGGTGGAGGCGATGAACACCGAGCACACGCCAGCGTCGGGCCTCTTGGCGACATCTTGTCAGCCGGTGGTCTAAACGCCTACATTAAATCATACCTGAGAGATTTGTGTCGTTGCGACGAACAGTGGAGTTTTGTGAATGGCGCGCGTTACCGTCGAGGACTGTGTTGTCAAGGTTTCCAATCGTTTCGAGCTAGTGATGCTGGCGGCACAGCGGGCGCGCAACCTTGGTGCCGGCGCACCGCTCAGTGTTGATCGTGACGACGACAAGAATCCGGTCATCGCGTTGCGCGAGATTGCCGACGGCACGGTGGAACTGAGCGACCTCGAAAATGGCTTGATCCGCGGCCTGCAAAAGGTGGTTGAGACGGACGAGCCGGAAAGCGATGAACTCGATGCCCTCGGCATGCAGCAACACATGAGCGCGCCCGAGGAGGCATTGCCCGATGAGGCATTGCCCGATGAGGCATTGATCGAGGAGGAACTGGTCGAAGATCAACTGTCGGTCATCGGTGGTGGGGGCCTCGATACCGGCGAGGACGGCGACGACAGCGAGCCGTCGGACCAGGCGGGCGGCGATTTGGATCTGGCGGAAGACTGATCTGGCGACAGGCACACCACCCACAGGCCAACGCGGGGGCGTGTCCGCGTCAGAGGAGTGATCCGCGATGAGGGCGCCGATGATCCGGCAATTCGAACTCGTCGAACGGGTCAAGGCCTATGATCCGAACGTCGACGAGGACGCGCTCAATCGCGGCTATGTCTTTGCCATGCGCGCGCATGGCGCGCAGACACGGGCGAACGGCGATCCGTATTTTTCCCATCCGCTCGAAGTCGCCGGAATCCTGACCCATTACCGGCTGGATACGTCCTCGATCGTCACGGCGCTGCTGCATGACACCGTCGAGGACACGGGGGCCACGCTCGCCGACATCCGCGGATTGTTCGGCGAGGAGGTGGCGCGCCTGGTCGACGGCGTGACCAAACTGAATCGCATCGAGCTGCAATCGGAGCACGCCCGCCAAGCCGAGAACTTCCGCAAGCTGGTCCTCGCAATGTCCGAGGATATCCGCGTACTGCTGGTCAAGCTGGCCGACCGTCTGCACAACATGCGCACGCTGAAGTTCCTGCGCGATGAAAGCAAACGCCGACGCATTGCCAGTGAGACGATGGACATCTACGCACCCCTCGCCGAGCGCATGGGAATGCAGGAGATGAAGAACGAGCTGGAAGACCTTGCGTTCGCCGAGCTCAATCCGAGCGCACGCGAATCAATCGTTGCAAGGCTCGCCTTCCTGCGTGATCACGGCGGAAATCTCATTCCGAGCATCATTGCGCAGATTCGGCAAACGCTGCAGGACAGCGGCCTCGACTCGGATGTCAGCGGACGCGAGAAGACGCCGTATTCGATCTGGCAGAAGATGCAGCGCAACGATCTCAACTTCGAGCAGCTCTGCGACATCATGGCGTTCCGCCTGATTGTTCCGAGCCAGGCCGACTGCTACCGGGCGCTCGGCATCGTGCACGGCGCCTATCCGGTGATTCCAGGCCGCTTCAAGGATTACGTTTCGACGCCGAAGCCGAACGGCTACCGATCCCTGCATACGGGGGTCTTCGGTCCCGAGCGTCAGCGCATCGAGGTGCAGATCCGCACCCGGGAGATGCACGAGATCGCGGAATACGGCGTTGCCGCGCACTGGCACTACAAGCAGGGTCTGGGTGATACCAACGGCCGGCAATACCGCTGGCTGCGCGAGCTTCTCGAGATCCTCGAGCATGCCGGTGGCGCCGAGGAATTTCTCGAGCACACGAAGCTCGAGATGTTCCAGGACGAGGTGTTCTGTTTTACTCCGAAAGGGGATTTGATCAACCTTCCCACTGGCGCCACGCCGGTCGATTTCGCCTACGCGGTTCACTCGGCCATTGGCGATAAGTGCGTCGGCGCCAAGATCAATGGTCGGCTGATGCCACTGCGCTCGGTGCTGCAGAACGGCGATCAGGTCGAGATCATTACGTCGAAGGCGCAGACGCCGTCACCGACGTGGGAGCGCTTCGTCGTCACCGGCAAGGCGCGCGCCCGCATCCGCCGCTTTATCCGTTCGAAGGAACGCGAGCAGTACCTGCAACTGGGACGCTCGATCCTCGAACGCGCCTTCAGCGAAGAAGGTTACGAGTGCTCGGACAAGGCCCTCGACGGAGTTCTGAAGAACTTCAAGCAAGCGAGCGCCGACGATCTCTGCGCCCAGGTCGGCGCCGGCAACTTCACCGGCCGGGCCGTCGTCGAAGCTGTTCTGCCGGGGGTTCGCAAGAAACGCAGCTTCGTCGAGAAGGTAGTCCCCCTCGGCCGGTCACGGGCCAAGAAACCGCCGGTCACCGGCAAGGGAATTCCGATCCATGGGCTTATTCCCGGCATGGCGCTGCATTTCGCCGGCTGTTGCCATCCCTTGCCAGGCGATCGGATCGTCGGGGTCGTCACCACTGGGAAAGGCGTTACCATCCATACCATCGATTGCGACGTGCTGGAGGAATTCGCCGACGCACCAGAGCGATGGATCGATGTCGCCTGGGACGCGACGGAGTCGGATGATGATGCGGCGCTCCATGTCGGCCGCGTTCAGGTCACCGTGCTCAACGAGCCGGGCAGCCTCGGCAGCCTGACAACGATGATCGCCAGAAACGCAGGAAACATCACCAATCTGAAGATTACCAATCGCTCGATGCAGTTCTTCGACATCCTTGTCGATATCGAGGTACGCGACGTCGCGCATCTGAACGACATTCTCGCGGCATTGCGGGCGACGCCATCGATCAACACCGCCGATCGCGCCCGGCGCTGAGCACGGCTTCAGCACGGCGTGTTGCTTGCTGGGGTGGATGAGGGGGGCGTCCGACTTGCTCACAGCGGCTTTGGAGCGGGGACCTTCCGGGCAAGACGATGCCGCGTCGGGAAGCCCGAGGCTGGCTCGGGGCGGGGGGCTCGGGGCGGGGACTGTGCCCGCGAGACCTTGGGGCTGTGGGAGTTCGTGGCTACGACTTGGGAAAAGCGATGACCTGCCCCGTCGTGCCGGTCGCCGGAAGCGAGCGGGTGGGAAGCTGGGCCGGAAATTCGAGAATTGCGGCGGCGCCGCCGCCCGCCAAAGCGCGCTGGCGCTTGTCGCGCCGATCGTCGGAGAGTGTCTTATAGTCGGTGCGGTAGACCGCCCAGTCTCCCGGTCCGTCAGGCATCTCCCAGGTCATGGTAATCTGGAGGCCGACGGTTCCTTCGTCCGCGGTTCCCCGCATGAATTCACGAAAGCGCTCCTCGATCCGGGCTTCGAGCTCAACGTGCGGATGGTCCTTCATTGACATGAACAGGCGCGTTAAATCTGAAAACAGTGCCCGCTCGGCCGCAGTTGTATGTGTCATCACTTTGGCTCCCGCCACGATATCCGCTGGTATCCTAGTCGACCCCTTCCTTGCAACTCGTTAATACGACGGCGAAACCGCTGGTTCGAAACCCGTCGTGCCAAGTTGTTCCCTCGTGAACCCCGTCACCGTCGATACCGGGTCGCCCAGACCGCAAAAGCCCGATGGTGTGCAGGACTTGCTTGTCGCCATTCCTCAAACGATTCGATAGTTAATTGGTTTCATCCGCAATAGCGATCGTCAACCATTTGTAGGCGATCCGCCGCTGCGCTCTGTAATCTGGGTCACATTCAGCGAAAGGAAGGCCCGATCGCGGCTGATTGCCGGGCGCACGGGCGGCGAGCGGCGAATCAGCCGCCATGCAGAAGATCGCAGATGAACACTGAGGCGCCGACCCCAACCGCGTCGGCGGCAAGACCAACCAAGATCGCGTAGCGCATGCGGCGGATGCCGACAGCGCCAAAATAGACGGCGAGAACGTAGAATGTCGTCTCGGTCGAGCCTTGGATCGTGCTGACGAGGTAACCGGTAAAACTGTCGGGACCGACCTGCGGATCGTTCAGCAGAGAGGCGAGGTAGGCGAAGGCCCCGGAGCCGGAAAGGGGGCGCAGAAGGCCCATGATCAGGGCCTCGGCGGGCAGGCCGAGTGGCGTGGTGACGGCACCGAGAGGGTGGATTAGCAGATCGAGGGCGCCGCTGGCGCGAAACATGCCGACGGCGACGACGATGGCGACGAGATAGGGGATAATTCGTATCGCCACCTGAAAGCCATCGCGCGCTCCATCGACGAAGGCTTCATAGACGCGCACGCCGCGCGCAGC is a genomic window of Rhodospirillales bacterium containing:
- a CDS encoding 4-hydroxy-tetrahydrodipicolinate synthase, which gives rise to MFTGSIVALITPFRDGEFDEAAYRALIDWQIAEGTDGIVPCGTTGESPTLGHLEHKRVVEVCIDAVAGRVPVIAGTGSNSTAEAIDLTRHARQAGATAALVVTPYYNKPTQDGLDRHFRAIADAVDLPIIIYNIPPRCVVDMSVETMAKLAAHPNIVGVKDATADLTRPIRTRLAIGPAFCQLSGEDGTALAFLAAGGHGCISVTANVAPGACAQMQRAWREGDVARAMALQDTLMPLHTHLFCESNPGPAKYAASLLGKCRADTRLPLAPLTEASRETVRRAMTAAGALT
- the smpB gene encoding SsrA-binding protein SmpB, which gives rise to MAGKAKDEGGKTVAQNRRARHDYAIEDTFEAGIVLSGTEVKSLRRGQASITEAYATNQGGDIFLINAHIAPYDSGKTFGHEPRRPRKLLLHRREIDKMTGAIRREGMTLVPLSIFFNRRGIAKISLGLAKGKRKADQRESIKERDWQRQKSRLLRTAR
- a CDS encoding DUF4170 domain-containing protein yields the protein MSKPLLHLVFGGEVADPSGTDYVDTKNLDLVGVYPSYAEAFKAWRAMSQKHVDHAHTKYVIVHLHRLFDPAEMHGEAPIETD
- a CDS encoding uracil-DNA glycosylase, whose amino-acid sequence is MATPSADCRLCPRLAAFRDDNRHAHPEWHNAPVPSFGADDALLLVVGLAPGLRGANRTGRPFTGDHAGELLFATLLSHGLAEGSYGRAADDGLRLTRCRISNAVRCVPPANRPTPEEIRTCNPFLRAEIAALPRLRVIVALGLVAHQAVLAALELPRRAFPFAHGALHTLSSGRLLADSYHCSRQNTNTGRLTPAMFDAVFAAAQAALPA
- a CDS encoding NYN domain-containing protein, translated to MVFYPQERIGLFIDGSNLYAAARSLNFDIDYKRLLEIFASKGHLIRAFYYTALIEDQEYSPIRPLIDWLDYNGYAMVTKPTKEFTDAAGRRKIKGNMDIELAIDVMEMAEHLDHVVLFSGDGDFRRLVEAVQRRGVRVTVVSTIRSQPPMVADELRRQADNFIELQDMQASISRVGPNREGGRDDRHPAVANPTPANPSPVGLYESV
- the folK gene encoding 2-amino-4-hydroxy-6-hydroxymethyldihydropteridine diphosphokinase: MKPERILIGIGGNLPLARIGPPLAVMQAALLVLPGFGIDLCQRSRWYQSAPVPPSGQPPFVNGVLDVASDLDPLALLSALHAAEDIFERRRGARNAARTLDLDLLAYGARVENAPGGLQLPHPRLHLRAFVLAPLSELAPDWRHPLLGRSASELLAALPEGQWVEAMNTEHTPASGLLATSCQPVV
- a CDS encoding DNA-directed RNA polymerase subunit omega — translated: MARVTVEDCVVKVSNRFELVMLAAQRARNLGAGAPLSVDRDDDKNPVIALREIADGTVELSDLENGLIRGLQKVVETDEPESDELDALGMQQHMSAPEEALPDEALPDEALIEEELVEDQLSVIGGGGLDTGEDGDDSEPSDQAGGDLDLAED
- a CDS encoding bifunctional (p)ppGpp synthetase/guanosine-3',5'-bis(diphosphate) 3'-pyrophosphohydrolase codes for the protein MIRQFELVERVKAYDPNVDEDALNRGYVFAMRAHGAQTRANGDPYFSHPLEVAGILTHYRLDTSSIVTALLHDTVEDTGATLADIRGLFGEEVARLVDGVTKLNRIELQSEHARQAENFRKLVLAMSEDIRVLLVKLADRLHNMRTLKFLRDESKRRRIASETMDIYAPLAERMGMQEMKNELEDLAFAELNPSARESIVARLAFLRDHGGNLIPSIIAQIRQTLQDSGLDSDVSGREKTPYSIWQKMQRNDLNFEQLCDIMAFRLIVPSQADCYRALGIVHGAYPVIPGRFKDYVSTPKPNGYRSLHTGVFGPERQRIEVQIRTREMHEIAEYGVAAHWHYKQGLGDTNGRQYRWLRELLEILEHAGGAEEFLEHTKLEMFQDEVFCFTPKGDLINLPTGATPVDFAYAVHSAIGDKCVGAKINGRLMPLRSVLQNGDQVEIITSKAQTPSPTWERFVVTGKARARIRRFIRSKEREQYLQLGRSILERAFSEEGYECSDKALDGVLKNFKQASADDLCAQVGAGNFTGRAVVEAVLPGVRKKRSFVEKVVPLGRSRAKKPPVTGKGIPIHGLIPGMALHFAGCCHPLPGDRIVGVVTTGKGVTIHTIDCDVLEEFADAPERWIDVAWDATESDDDAALHVGRVQVTVLNEPGSLGSLTTMIARNAGNITNLKITNRSMQFFDILVDIEVRDVAHLNDILAALRATPSINTADRARR